Proteins from a genomic interval of Pseudoruegeria sp. SHC-113:
- a CDS encoding NUDIX hydrolase: MIRRFGDTPDPSRRYRQRPGVYAILPIDGQILLTFQDAPTPEFQLPGGGIDPGESPLAALHREVFEETGWRITAPRRLGAFRRFTYMPDYDLWAEKLCHIYCATPTLRLGAPSEPGHTALILPTAEAINRLANEGDRHFLLGLSA, translated from the coding sequence ATGATCAGACGATTCGGAGACACCCCGGACCCTTCCCGGCGCTACCGCCAGCGCCCTGGCGTCTATGCGATTCTGCCGATCGACGGGCAGATCCTGCTGACCTTTCAGGACGCCCCGACACCCGAATTCCAACTGCCTGGCGGCGGGATCGACCCCGGAGAATCGCCGCTTGCCGCGCTGCACCGCGAGGTGTTCGAAGAAACCGGCTGGCGCATCACCGCGCCACGCCGACTGGGGGCTTTTCGCCGATTCACCTATATGCCGGACTACGACCTTTGGGCCGAAAAGCTTTGCCACATCTATTGTGCCACGCCCACATTGCGCCTTGGCGCGCCATCGGAGCCGGGCCACACCGCGCTGATTCTGCCGACGGCAGAGGCCATCAACCGCCTCGCAAATGAGGGTGACCGGCATTTCCTCTTGGGGCTTTCAGCCTGA
- a CDS encoding PP2C family protein-serine/threonine phosphatase has protein sequence MMRKGSGVTIARIKTEEAVEQVPEALRAINSVLLVDDSRAQLTLLSAMMRRWGYSYKTAASGAEALEICREERIDLVISDWMMPEMDGLAFCKAFRALPSEHYGYFILVTSKNEKQDIATGLDVGADEFLTKPVNPDELRARINAAERILVMQRRLNAQMAQLRKLYEKLDQDLIEARKLQQSLVRERHVRQGPVALSFLLEPSGHVGGDLVGWFNAGSGRIGFFSLDVSGHGVPSALLTTRLAGMLTTDNPDHNIALMRDDAGQTCPRPPEKAAALLNEAMLDSMETDLYFTIALGHFEPATGQVTMVQAGHPNPAVQRADGQVEFIGEGGLPIGLIPGASYTSFSLTLAPGDRLFVFSDGITEATATSGELFGEDGLSQHLTQQAATSGEAYFDTLLQELERFCDGDDFGDDVSAVLLEVRAEASGKGSKSG, from the coding sequence ATGATGCGGAAAGGCAGCGGCGTGACGATTGCGCGGATCAAGACAGAAGAGGCAGTTGAACAGGTGCCGGAGGCGCTGCGCGCCATCAACTCCGTTCTGCTGGTGGATGACAGCCGCGCCCAGTTGACGCTGCTTTCGGCGATGATGCGGCGCTGGGGGTACAGTTACAAAACCGCGGCCTCGGGCGCCGAAGCGCTTGAGATTTGCCGCGAAGAGAGAATCGATCTTGTGATCAGTGACTGGATGATGCCCGAGATGGACGGGCTCGCTTTTTGCAAGGCCTTTCGGGCGCTGCCGTCCGAGCATTACGGGTATTTCATCCTCGTCACATCCAAGAATGAAAAGCAGGACATCGCCACCGGGCTGGACGTGGGTGCGGATGAATTCCTCACCAAACCCGTCAACCCGGATGAGCTGCGCGCCCGGATCAACGCGGCGGAGCGTATTCTCGTCATGCAGCGCAGGCTGAACGCGCAGATGGCGCAGCTGCGCAAGCTCTATGAGAAACTCGATCAGGATCTGATTGAAGCACGCAAGCTGCAGCAATCGCTGGTGCGGGAACGCCATGTGCGGCAGGGCCCGGTTGCGCTTTCCTTCCTGCTGGAGCCCAGCGGCCATGTGGGCGGGGATCTTGTGGGGTGGTTCAACGCCGGGTCGGGGCGGATCGGCTTTTTCTCGCTGGATGTGTCGGGCCACGGCGTGCCGTCAGCTTTGCTGACAACGCGGCTGGCCGGCATGCTCACCACCGATAATCCCGATCACAACATCGCCCTGATGCGCGATGACGCGGGCCAGACCTGCCCGCGTCCGCCCGAGAAGGCCGCCGCGCTTCTGAATGAGGCCATGCTCGATTCGATGGAGACGGATCTCTATTTCACCATTGCTCTTGGCCATTTCGAGCCGGCGACAGGGCAGGTGACGATGGTGCAGGCAGGGCACCCGAACCCCGCCGTGCAACGGGCAGACGGGCAGGTAGAGTTCATTGGCGAGGGCGGTTTGCCTATCGGCCTGATCCCCGGTGCGAGCTACACGTCCTTCAGCCTCACACTTGCACCCGGCGATCGGCTTTTCGTGTTTTCGGACGGGATCACCGAAGCAACGGCCACAAGCGGCGAGCTGTTCGGCGAAGACGGGCTGTCACAGCACCTGACACAGCAGGCCGCAACCAGCGGCGAGGCCTATTTTGATACCTTGCTGCAGGAGCTTGAGCGCTTCTGCGACGGGGATGATTTCGGGGACGATGTGTCGGCGGTGCTGCTGGAAGTTAGGGCTGAGGCCAGTGGAAAAGGCTCTAAGTCAGGCTGA
- a CDS encoding Hpt domain-containing protein: MIDWNRVNELREEVGPEAFDEVVEIFLEEVDETIQRLRTAIVAESFRADMHFLKGSALNLGFADFAALCAEGEIGGDVSARDSAFVSALFQSYDDSRTAFLASLPKMPA; the protein is encoded by the coding sequence ATGATCGATTGGAACCGCGTCAACGAACTGCGGGAGGAGGTGGGGCCGGAGGCCTTTGACGAAGTGGTGGAGATCTTTCTGGAGGAGGTCGATGAAACGATCCAGCGCCTGCGCACGGCTATCGTGGCGGAGAGTTTTCGCGCCGACATGCACTTCCTGAAAGGCAGCGCGCTGAACCTTGGGTTTGCCGATTTCGCCGCGCTCTGTGCCGAAGGGGAGATCGGCGGCGACGTCAGCGCGCGGGATTCGGCCTTCGTGTCTGCCCTGTTTCAAAGCTACGACGATTCGCGCACGGCTTTCCTTGCGAGCCTTCCGAAGATGCCAGCCTAG
- the ilvA gene encoding threonine ammonia-lyase IlvA, with amino-acid sequence MSDFTDTALAAASRMRGLFAETPLQRNAHLSAKYGAEIWLKREDLTPVRSYKIRGAFNAIRKVRAADPAQELFVCASAGNHAQGVAFCCQHFGVRAVIFMPVTTPQQKIDKTRIFGGDAIEIRLVGDYFDDTLASAQAYCAETGGHFLAPFDDEDVIEGQASVAVEILSQLPDVPDLVVLPVGGGGLASGVVKYMATEAPAVDFRFVEPAGGASLAAALSAREPVSLPQVDSFVDGAAVARIGARPFEILKAVDPAKVLAGDENRICTTMLDMLNVEGIVLEPAGALAVDALKDISDQIAGKTVVCVTSGGNFDFERLPEVKERAQKYRGLKKYLILRMPQRPGALKDFLGMLGPEDDIARFEYLKKSARNFGSVLIGLETTQPENFPRLFARMNEAGFTFRDITNDETLSALVV; translated from the coding sequence ATGTCTGATTTCACCGATACGGCGCTCGCCGCGGCCTCCCGCATGCGCGGGCTTTTTGCCGAAACCCCCTTGCAGCGCAACGCACATCTCTCCGCGAAATACGGCGCGGAGATCTGGCTCAAGCGCGAGGATCTGACGCCGGTGCGGTCCTACAAGATCCGCGGCGCGTTCAACGCCATCCGTAAGGTGCGCGCGGCGGACCCGGCGCAGGAGCTCTTCGTCTGCGCCAGCGCGGGCAACCATGCGCAGGGGGTGGCCTTCTGCTGCCAGCACTTCGGCGTGCGCGCGGTGATCTTCATGCCGGTGACGACGCCCCAGCAGAAGATCGACAAGACGCGGATCTTCGGTGGCGATGCGATCGAGATTCGCCTTGTTGGGGACTATTTCGACGACACGCTTGCCTCCGCGCAGGCCTATTGCGCCGAGACGGGCGGGCATTTTCTTGCGCCCTTTGACGATGAGGATGTGATCGAAGGGCAGGCCTCCGTTGCGGTGGAGATCCTGTCGCAACTGCCCGACGTGCCGGATCTTGTGGTGCTACCGGTGGGCGGTGGCGGGCTGGCCTCGGGCGTGGTGAAATACATGGCCACCGAAGCCCCGGCGGTGGATTTCCGTTTCGTGGAGCCAGCCGGAGGCGCGAGCCTTGCTGCGGCGCTAAGCGCACGGGAGCCGGTGAGCCTTCCGCAGGTAGACAGTTTCGTCGACGGTGCAGCAGTGGCCCGCATCGGCGCGCGGCCTTTCGAGATTCTGAAAGCCGTCGATCCGGCAAAGGTTCTTGCAGGGGACGAAAACCGGATCTGCACCACCATGCTCGACATGCTCAACGTGGAAGGCATCGTGTTGGAGCCCGCCGGGGCTCTGGCCGTGGATGCGCTGAAAGACATCTCCGATCAGATCGCGGGTAAGACGGTCGTCTGCGTCACCTCCGGCGGCAATTTCGATTTCGAGCGTTTGCCCGAGGTGAAGGAACGGGCGCAGAAGTACCGTGGCCTCAAGAAATACCTCATCTTGCGCATGCCCCAGCGCCCCGGTGCACTGAAAGATTTCCTTGGTATGCTCGGCCCGGAAGACGACATCGCCCGCTTCGAATACCTGAAGAAATCCGCCCGCAACTTTGGCTCTGTTTTGATTGGGCTGGAGACAACTCAGCCAGAGAACTTCCCGCGCCTGTTTGCCCGTATGAACGAGGCGGGTTTCACCTTCCGCGACATCACCAATGATGAAACGCTGTCGGCCCTTGTGGTCTAG
- a CDS encoding argininosuccinate synthase encodes MSAPKKVVLAYSGGLDTSIILKWLQTEYGCEVVTFTADLGQGEELEPARRKAEMLGIKPENIFIEDLREEFVRDFVFPMFRANAVYEGLYLLGTSIARPLISKRLVEIAEATGADAVSHGATGKGNDQVRFELSAYALNPDIKVIAPWREWDLSSRTKLLEFAEANQIPIAKDKRGEAPFSVDANLLHTSSEGKVLEDPAEMAPDYVYQRTESPFTAPDEPEYIEIGFEKGDAVSINGTAMSPASILTALNDYGRKHGVGRLDFVENRFVGMKSRGIYETPGGTILLEAHRGIEQITLDSGAGHLKDSLMPRYAELIYNGFWFSPEREMLQAAIDKSQEHVTGTVRVMLFKGSVRTVGRWSEHSLYSEAHVTFEDDAGAYDQKDAQGFIQLNALRLKLLAARNRRVK; translated from the coding sequence ATGTCCGCGCCCAAGAAAGTCGTGCTTGCCTACTCCGGCGGCCTCGACACCTCGATCATTCTGAAATGGCTTCAGACGGAATACGGTTGTGAGGTCGTGACCTTCACCGCTGACCTCGGCCAGGGGGAAGAGCTCGAGCCGGCGCGACGAAAGGCCGAGATGCTGGGCATCAAGCCGGAAAACATCTTCATCGAAGATCTGCGCGAGGAATTCGTGCGCGATTTCGTCTTCCCGATGTTCCGCGCCAATGCCGTTTACGAAGGGCTTTACCTGCTGGGCACCTCCATCGCGCGGCCGCTGATCTCCAAGCGGCTGGTGGAAATCGCCGAGGCCACCGGGGCTGATGCCGTTTCCCACGGGGCGACGGGCAAGGGCAACGATCAGGTCCGTTTCGAGCTGTCTGCCTATGCGCTGAACCCCGACATCAAGGTGATCGCGCCCTGGCGCGAGTGGGATCTGTCGAGCCGCACCAAGCTGCTGGAATTCGCGGAAGCCAACCAGATTCCGATTGCGAAGGACAAGCGCGGCGAGGCCCCCTTCTCGGTGGACGCCAACCTGCTGCACACTTCCTCGGAAGGAAAAGTGCTGGAAGATCCGGCCGAAATGGCGCCGGATTACGTCTACCAGCGCACCGAAAGCCCCTTCACCGCGCCCGATGAACCCGAGTACATCGAGATCGGCTTTGAAAAGGGTGATGCTGTCTCCATCAACGGCACCGCGATGAGCCCGGCCAGCATCCTGACCGCGCTGAACGATTATGGCCGCAAGCATGGCGTGGGTCGCCTTGATTTCGTGGAAAACCGCTTCGTGGGCATGAAATCCCGCGGCATCTACGAAACGCCGGGCGGCACGATCCTGCTGGAAGCGCACCGCGGCATCGAGCAGATCACGCTGGATTCCGGCGCAGGCCACCTGAAGGACAGCCTGATGCCGCGCTACGCGGAGCTGATCTACAACGGCTTCTGGTTCTCGCCGGAGCGCGAGATGCTGCAGGCTGCGATCGACAAATCGCAGGAACATGTCACCGGCACCGTCCGCGTGATGCTGTTCAAGGGCTCTGTGCGCACCGTGGGCCGCTGGTCGGAGCATTCGCTCTACTCCGAGGCTCATGTGACCTTCGAGGACGACGCCGGCGCCTATGATCAGAAAGACGCACAGGGCTTCATCCAGCTCAACGCGCTGCGCCTGAAGCTTCTGGCCGCGCGCAACCGCCGCGTGAAGTGA
- the msrA gene encoding peptide-methionine (S)-S-oxide reductase MsrA: MTLSLAIAIGLLLSCGEAHAQSTETAIFAGGCFWCVESDFESVKGVIEAESGYTGGSVSDPSYKQVTKGGTGHYEAVRITYDPAQVSYAQLVDLFFRSVDPTDAGGQFCDRGDSYRTAIFVSDSGQKAAADAAKAKAQSALGQTVVTPVLSAAPFYLAEDYHQDYYKGSKRVLTRFGPKKQSDAYKLYREACGRDARVKQLWGDAAPFAGHS, translated from the coding sequence ATGACCTTGAGCCTCGCCATCGCCATCGGCCTGCTGCTGAGCTGCGGCGAGGCCCACGCGCAGAGCACCGAGACCGCGATCTTCGCGGGGGGCTGTTTCTGGTGCGTGGAGAGCGATTTTGAAAGCGTGAAAGGCGTGATCGAGGCCGAGAGCGGCTATACCGGCGGTTCCGTCTCCGATCCCAGCTACAAGCAGGTCACCAAGGGCGGCACCGGCCATTACGAGGCCGTGCGCATCACCTACGATCCGGCGCAGGTGAGCTACGCCCAGCTTGTGGATCTCTTCTTCCGTTCGGTGGATCCCACCGATGCCGGTGGCCAGTTCTGTGATCGGGGCGACAGCTACCGCACGGCGATTTTCGTCTCTGACTCAGGCCAAAAGGCCGCTGCGGACGCTGCAAAAGCCAAGGCACAATCGGCGCTGGGGCAAACCGTGGTGACACCGGTGCTTTCGGCCGCGCCCTTCTACCTCGCCGAAGATTATCATCAGGATTACTACAAGGGCAGCAAACGGGTGCTGACGCGCTTCGGCCCGAAAAAACAATCGGACGCCTACAAGCTCTACCGCGAAGCCTGCGGCCGCGATGCGCGGGTGAAACAGCTCTGGGGTGATGCCGCGCCCTTTGCCGGTCACTCCTGA
- a CDS encoding ribokinase, producing the protein MTIYNLGSINADHVYAVPHLPGPGETLAAESLTIGLGGKGTNQSVAAARAGSRVVHIGAVGADGAWARERIAGYGVNVDHVVRVDGPTGHAIINVDAGAENAIVLLKGANFAFDLSVVEAALADAGAGDVLLLQNETAFQVEAAQIAKSKGVRVVYSAAPFSVEAVKAVLPHVDLLAMNEIESQQLSEALGTTPEALDVPETLITKGAKGAVWRAARGEAFEVASFKVTPKDTTAAGDTFAGFFAAACEQGLSVPGAMRLAAGAAALKVTRAGAADAIPTRVEVEGFIADQE; encoded by the coding sequence ATGACGATCTACAACCTCGGCTCGATCAACGCGGATCACGTCTATGCCGTACCGCATCTGCCCGGGCCGGGGGAAACCCTTGCCGCCGAAAGCCTGACCATCGGGCTTGGCGGCAAGGGCACCAACCAATCCGTGGCTGCCGCGCGCGCCGGGAGCCGCGTGGTGCATATCGGGGCCGTTGGTGCCGATGGCGCATGGGCGCGGGAGCGGATCGCGGGCTATGGCGTGAACGTGGATCACGTGGTGCGCGTGGATGGCCCGACGGGCCATGCGATCATCAACGTGGACGCGGGGGCCGAGAACGCGATCGTCCTGCTGAAAGGCGCGAACTTCGCCTTTGATCTCTCCGTCGTGGAGGCCGCTTTGGCCGATGCGGGCGCGGGCGATGTGCTGCTGTTGCAGAACGAAACCGCCTTTCAGGTCGAGGCCGCGCAGATCGCCAAATCCAAGGGCGTGCGGGTTGTCTATTCCGCCGCACCGTTTTCGGTGGAGGCGGTGAAGGCCGTTCTGCCCCATGTGGATCTTCTGGCGATGAACGAGATTGAATCCCAGCAGCTCTCCGAGGCGCTGGGCACCACGCCGGAAGCGCTCGATGTGCCGGAAACACTGATCACCAAAGGCGCGAAGGGTGCTGTCTGGCGCGCGGCCCGTGGCGAGGCGTTCGAGGTGGCGAGCTTCAAGGTTACCCCGAAAGACACCACGGCGGCGGGCGATACGTTCGCTGGCTTCTTTGCGGCCGCCTGCGAACAGGGGCTTTCTGTACCGGGAGCGATGCGGCTGGCGGCTGGGGCTGCGGCGCTGAAAGTTACACGCGCCGGGGCGGCAGATGCCATCCCGACGCGGGTGGAGGTGGAAGGCTTTATCGCCGATCAGGAGTGA
- a CDS encoding NADP-dependent malic enzyme gives MASRTKVTREEALAYHLDPQPGKWEVVATKPMTTQRDLSLAYSPGVAVPVEAIAENPESAYDYTTKGNTVAVISNGTAILGLGNLGALASKPVMEGKSVLFKRFADVNSIDIELDTEDADAFINAVKLMGPSFGGINLEDIKAPECFIIEQRLKEEMDIPVFHDDQHGTAVICAAGLINALQISGKKIEDVKIVLNGAGAAGIACIELLKAMGAKHQNCIVCDTKGVIYQGRTEGMNQWKSAHAITTELRTLEEAMKGADVFLGVSVKGAVTQEMVQSMAPDPVIFAMANPDPEITPEEAHEVREDAIVATGRSDYPNQVNNVLGFPYLFRGALDIHARAINDEMKIACAHALAHLAREDVPDEVAMAYGRKLTFGRDYIIPTPFDPRLIYVIPPAVAKAGMNTGVARRPIIDMDAYEHALKSRMDPTASVLRSINTRARAAQARMIFAEGDDNRVLRAAVNYQRSGYGQALVVGRDDDVKQRLEASGLGDAFGEIEIVNARNTPHLQEYKDFLYNRLQRKGFDGSDIHRLAARDRHVFAALMLAHGHGDGLITGATRKSAQVLELINHVIDARAEDGAVGVTALLHKGRIVLITDTLVHEWPEKEDLARIAMRGAEVARLLGLEPRVAFVSFSTFGYPVTERATKMHAAPRVLDEWGVDFEYEGEMTVDVALNPKAAEQYPFSRLTGPANVLVVPARHSASISVKLLQEMAGATVIGPILAGVDHPVQICSAVSTAGDILNMALLAACKVSK, from the coding sequence ATGGCATCCAGAACGAAAGTGACGCGCGAAGAAGCGTTGGCCTACCATTTGGACCCCCAGCCGGGGAAATGGGAGGTCGTGGCGACCAAACCGATGACAACGCAGCGCGATCTGTCGCTCGCCTATTCGCCGGGTGTGGCCGTCCCGGTGGAAGCGATCGCGGAGAACCCGGAGTCCGCCTATGATTACACCACAAAGGGCAACACCGTTGCGGTGATCTCCAACGGCACGGCGATCCTCGGGCTTGGCAACCTCGGCGCGCTGGCCTCCAAGCCGGTGATGGAAGGCAAGAGCGTGCTGTTCAAGCGCTTCGCCGATGTGAACTCCATCGATATCGAGCTGGATACCGAAGATGCGGATGCCTTCATCAACGCCGTGAAGCTGATGGGCCCCAGCTTCGGTGGCATCAACCTTGAGGACATCAAAGCGCCGGAATGTTTCATCATCGAGCAGCGTCTCAAGGAAGAGATGGACATCCCCGTCTTCCACGACGATCAGCACGGCACCGCCGTGATCTGCGCCGCCGGGTTGATCAACGCGCTGCAGATTTCCGGCAAGAAGATCGAGGATGTGAAGATCGTGCTCAACGGGGCCGGCGCGGCGGGCATTGCCTGTATCGAGCTCCTCAAGGCGATGGGTGCGAAGCATCAAAACTGCATCGTCTGTGACACCAAGGGTGTGATCTATCAGGGCCGCACCGAGGGCATGAACCAGTGGAAATCGGCCCATGCGATCACCACCGAGCTGCGCACGCTCGAAGAGGCGATGAAGGGGGCCGATGTGTTCCTTGGCGTGTCGGTGAAAGGCGCGGTGACGCAGGAGATGGTGCAATCCATGGCGCCCGACCCGGTGATTTTCGCCATGGCCAACCCGGACCCGGAGATCACGCCGGAAGAAGCCCATGAGGTGCGCGAGGATGCCATCGTCGCCACGGGCCGCTCGGATTACCCGAACCAGGTGAACAACGTTCTGGGCTTTCCCTACCTGTTCCGCGGCGCGCTGGATATTCATGCCCGCGCCATCAACGACGAGATGAAGATCGCCTGCGCCCATGCGCTCGCCCATCTGGCGCGCGAGGATGTGCCGGACGAAGTGGCCATGGCCTACGGGCGCAAGCTCACTTTCGGGCGCGATTACATCATCCCCACGCCCTTTGACCCGCGCCTGATCTACGTGATCCCGCCGGCGGTGGCGAAAGCGGGGATGAACACCGGCGTGGCCCGCCGTCCGATCATTGACATGGATGCCTATGAGCACGCGCTGAAATCGCGGATGGATCCGACGGCCTCGGTGTTGCGCTCCATCAACACCCGAGCCCGCGCGGCGCAGGCCCGGATGATCTTTGCGGAAGGTGACGACAACCGCGTGCTGCGCGCCGCCGTGAACTACCAGCGCTCCGGCTACGGGCAGGCGCTTGTGGTAGGGCGCGATGACGACGTGAAGCAGCGGCTGGAGGCCTCGGGCCTTGGCGATGCGTTTGGCGAGATCGAAATCGTCAATGCCCGCAACACGCCGCATCTGCAGGAGTACAAGGACTTCCTGTACAACCGCCTGCAGCGCAAAGGGTTTGATGGCTCCGACATCCACCGCCTCGCCGCGCGGGATCGCCATGTGTTTGCGGCGCTCATGCTGGCACATGGCCATGGTGACGGGCTGATCACCGGCGCGACGCGCAAATCGGCGCAGGTGCTGGAGCTGATCAACCACGTGATCGACGCGCGTGCTGAGGATGGCGCGGTAGGCGTCACGGCGCTGCTGCACAAGGGGCGCATCGTGCTGATCACCGATACGCTGGTGCATGAATGGCCCGAGAAAGAGGATCTGGCCCGCATCGCCATGCGCGGCGCCGAAGTGGCGCGTCTCCTGGGGCTTGAGCCCCGCGTGGCCTTTGTCAGCTTCTCGACCTTCGGCTATCCCGTCACCGAACGCGCCACCAAGATGCATGCCGCGCCGCGGGTGCTGGATGAGTGGGGCGTGGATTTCGAATACGAAGGCGAAATGACGGTGGACGTGGCCCTGAACCCGAAGGCGGCGGAGCAATACCCCTTCTCCCGCCTCACCGGCCCGGCCAACGTGCTGGTGGTGCCCGCGCGGCACTCGGCCTCGATCTCCGTCAAGCTGCTGCAGGAAATGGCCGGGGCCACCGTTATCGGCCCGATCCTTGCCGGGGTCGATCACCCGGTGCAGATCTGCTCGGCCGTATCCACGGCGGGCGACATCCTGAACATGGCGCTTCTGGCGGCCTGCAAGGTGAGCAAATGA
- a CDS encoding PhoP regulatory network YrbL family protein, with product MFDEPMRLEGLSPLASGTYRSIYAVPGRDDVMIKVMHPPVPNPRKRIRNFVKSRSRFQLYRFLFREYDYYLRLKIQQEEIGGPLPVSNLMALVQTDKGLGMVVEKIGPRGDGIGKTVKALQEAGSFTDEHLGLLNDLIAQINRWNMRVNDMNPGNIVLDEKGASPRFVMVDGFGDSNFIPVKSYFDSLNRRGLKKKYRGLAKYLQKTWNESARRIE from the coding sequence ATGTTTGACGAACCGATGCGCCTTGAGGGGCTTTCGCCGCTGGCCAGCGGCACCTACCGCTCGATCTACGCCGTGCCGGGGCGCGATGACGTGATGATCAAGGTGATGCATCCGCCAGTGCCGAACCCCAGAAAACGCATCCGCAATTTCGTGAAATCCCGCAGCCGCTTTCAGCTCTACCGCTTCCTGTTCCGCGAATACGATTACTACCTGCGCTTGAAGATCCAGCAGGAAGAGATCGGCGGACCGCTGCCTGTGTCCAACCTCATGGCGCTTGTCCAGACGGACAAGGGGCTGGGGATGGTGGTGGAAAAGATCGGCCCGCGCGGCGATGGCATCGGCAAAACGGTGAAGGCGCTGCAGGAGGCGGGCAGCTTCACCGATGAGCACCTTGGCCTGCTCAACGATCTGATTGCCCAGATCAACCGCTGGAACATGCGGGTGAATGACATGAACCCCGGCAATATCGTGCTCGATGAAAAGGGCGCATCCCCGCGCTTCGTGATGGTGGACGGCTTTGGGGATTCGAACTTCATTCCGGTCAAAAGTTACTTTGACAGCCTCAACAGGCGTGGATTGAAAAAGAAATACCGGGGTCTGGCGAAATATTTGCAAAAAACATGGAACGAGAGCGCCCGTCGTATTGAATGA